One Fuerstiella marisgermanici DNA window includes the following coding sequences:
- a CDS encoding tellurite resistance TerB family protein, translated as MNAIDILGGMLGRKSGGSSGGGLGGAILKSILKGKRGGAAQPSGRESIPQRPAGSPTIKPSRGHQEFDSLEDLLRHAHNKHSTNRRQNAPSREPFPEAEPEIQRRQTDFTAEYEGNPDPFNQNAEVLIVAMANAAKADGQIDQAEQDAIIKELGDLSQDEVQFLRREFAKPLDVREFVWSVPLGMEQQVYAISLMTIELDNNAEARYLKELAHGFRMTPDECNQIHRRFGAPLLNG; from the coding sequence GTGAACGCAATCGATATCCTGGGCGGAATGCTGGGGCGAAAATCCGGCGGCAGCAGCGGCGGTGGCCTGGGCGGGGCAATTTTGAAGAGCATCCTAAAAGGAAAACGCGGCGGCGCGGCGCAACCTTCGGGCCGCGAATCCATTCCGCAGCGTCCGGCTGGCAGCCCCACGATTAAGCCGTCTCGCGGTCACCAGGAATTCGACAGCCTGGAAGATCTGTTGCGGCACGCTCATAACAAACATTCCACAAACCGGCGGCAGAATGCGCCGTCGCGAGAACCGTTTCCGGAAGCGGAACCGGAAATTCAACGACGACAAACAGACTTTACTGCTGAGTACGAAGGCAACCCTGATCCGTTTAATCAAAACGCCGAAGTATTGATCGTCGCCATGGCCAACGCCGCGAAGGCAGATGGGCAAATCGATCAGGCCGAACAGGACGCGATCATCAAAGAGCTGGGCGATTTGTCTCAGGACGAAGTTCAGTTCCTGCGCCGCGAATTCGCAAAGCCACTGGACGTGCGCGAATTTGTGTGGTCGGTACCACTGGGAATGGAACAGCAGGTGTACGCGATTTCGCTGATGACCATTGAACTGGACAACAATGCGGAAGCTCGCTACCTGAAAGAGTTGGCTCACGGCTTTCGCATGACGCCGGACGAATGCAATCAGATCCATCGCCGGTTTGGAGCGCCGCTGCTGAATGGTTAG
- a CDS encoding sugar phosphate isomerase/epimerase family protein: MNDRHASSTSVDRRQMLAYAAFGSGAIAAAGSSLSAAAEPSPTQAPKYDMKKSINLWAFPYPDKMSLKQCLQLAKDAGFDGIELNYDLDSDLSPKSGTKEFTAIRKMAEDIGIEISGLCSFLFWPYPLTSNDPAERARGMELAGLMTQAAHDLGTENLLVVPGAVHMPWREDHDPTPNDVCDKRARAAIAKLLPKAEQLNVHLNMENIFFNGYLLSPFEMINFVDSFDSEHVQVHFDTGNIMEYQFPEHWISMLGKRIKNVHLKEYSKKGTDHSLEAFRPLLDGTTNWPAVLEAFDKTGYNGFLTFEYFHPWQHFPEALIYQTSDSLDRMLGRV, from the coding sequence ATGAACGACCGCCACGCCTCGTCCACATCCGTTGACCGCCGCCAAATGCTGGCGTACGCCGCGTTTGGTTCCGGCGCGATAGCGGCTGCTGGCTCATCGCTTTCTGCGGCTGCAGAACCGTCGCCAACTCAGGCACCGAAGTACGACATGAAGAAGTCGATCAACCTGTGGGCGTTTCCGTATCCAGACAAAATGTCGCTGAAACAGTGTCTGCAACTGGCCAAAGACGCGGGCTTCGATGGCATCGAATTGAATTACGACCTGGACAGCGATCTGTCGCCGAAGTCCGGCACGAAGGAATTCACCGCGATTCGAAAAATGGCCGAAGACATCGGCATCGAAATCAGCGGACTGTGCTCGTTTTTGTTCTGGCCATACCCACTCACCAGTAACGATCCTGCCGAGCGAGCCCGCGGCATGGAACTCGCGGGGCTGATGACTCAGGCCGCGCACGACCTTGGCACAGAAAACTTGCTTGTGGTGCCAGGAGCCGTCCACATGCCATGGCGCGAAGATCACGATCCCACGCCGAACGACGTGTGCGACAAACGAGCTCGCGCGGCCATTGCAAAGCTGCTGCCGAAGGCCGAGCAACTGAACGTCCACTTAAATATGGAGAACATCTTCTTCAATGGCTACTTGCTTTCGCCGTTTGAGATGATCAACTTCGTGGACAGCTTCGACAGCGAACACGTGCAGGTTCATTTCGACACCGGCAACATTATGGAATACCAGTTCCCGGAACACTGGATTTCGATGCTCGGCAAACGCATCAAGAACGTTCACTTGAAAGAATATTCGAAAAAGGGAACCGATCATTCGCTGGAAGCATTTCGTCCGCTGCTGGACGGCACCACGAACTGGCCGGCCGTTTTGGAAGCGTTCGACAAAACCGGCTACAACGGGTTCCTGACGTTTGAATACTTTCATCCGTGGCAGCACTTTCCTGAAGCGTTGATCTACCAGACCTCCGATTCGCTCGACCGCATGCTTGGTCGCGTGTGA
- a CDS encoding c-type cytochrome — protein sequence MRNNFISATRWLCAVVSVSVSLNATLSNHAQAADPDHVIVPGYERFQADMNRFDAGRLLISELNCQSCHGVFQKEVLPQRRAPILTNVGDRIRFEHLKAFIAKPQGVKPGTAMPHLLTGDDAASNAEALAQFLTHGKSPLEAPVSSSAVSRGETLFHSVGCAACHGDLRKPADERPAFAMPLGPLDQKYTVGSLVEFLKDPHAVRPSGRMPSLNLDDKEARDVASFLLKDIDVEPRMMVDYFEGGWQKLPDFDQLTAKSTTPATDFDVTVAPKNDGFALRFRGFVHIPTDGEYQFWLGSDDGSRLLIDGMEIVNVDGVHPHSVKDANANLTAGPHAFVVEYFENGGEESLSAEIAGPELNRQPLAALVSNDKQPPSQNSSIAVNPELVKSGQRLFTSLGCASCHEFGKPGSEEQLPSQVPSFAKLDPTKGCLSTQPKKGIPQFALSNQQRADIAATLASAQTPSDATATATANHQIGTALLTLNCYGCHQRNDIGGVPRELDHVFTGSIPEMGDEGRVPPHLDGIGDKLKTTWLTEVLNKGAKDRPYMATRMPKFGAKNVGQLIELFGNHDRKTEVAEVEFDKPLHRVAADARLMVGDQALSCIKCHYFGTHKATGIQSLDMTTMTKRLRRDWFHRYLLNPSAYRPGTRMPSAWPNGKSVVPHILHGNSAQQIEAIWWYLLDGTKARVPSGLLVKAIELKPEDRPIVYRNFIEGLSPRGIAVGYPERAHIAWDAEQMNLRLIWHGAFIDASKHWVGRGPGFQTPLGDHVMQLAAGQPLAVLDDNKQPWPKELARANGFSFNGYRLNKAGQPTFDYEWNGVEVADFIEPIAAEPDASLRRTLTLTAPQPVAHLYARIAAATSIQETQDAWLIDDAIRLTFDGVEPIVRQADGRAELLVPITTNASNTATVRYNISW from the coding sequence ATGCGAAACAACTTCATTTCCGCCACACGCTGGCTTTGTGCTGTCGTGTCCGTGAGCGTTTCACTAAACGCAACGCTTAGCAATCACGCTCAAGCGGCCGATCCGGATCACGTAATTGTGCCCGGCTACGAACGCTTTCAAGCCGACATGAATCGCTTCGACGCTGGCAGGCTGTTGATTTCGGAACTGAATTGCCAATCGTGTCACGGAGTTTTTCAGAAGGAAGTGCTGCCGCAGCGGCGAGCTCCAATTCTGACGAACGTCGGCGACCGCATTCGATTCGAACATCTGAAAGCCTTCATCGCGAAGCCTCAAGGTGTCAAACCGGGCACGGCAATGCCGCATTTGCTGACAGGGGACGACGCGGCCAGCAACGCCGAAGCGCTTGCTCAGTTTTTAACGCACGGCAAGTCTCCTTTGGAGGCCCCGGTTTCGTCGAGCGCAGTTTCGCGTGGTGAGACGTTGTTTCATTCGGTCGGCTGTGCCGCATGCCACGGAGATCTGCGAAAGCCGGCAGACGAACGGCCCGCCTTCGCGATGCCTTTGGGGCCGCTGGATCAAAAGTACACGGTTGGGAGTCTTGTTGAGTTTCTGAAAGATCCGCACGCCGTTCGGCCGTCGGGCCGCATGCCGTCGCTGAACCTGGATGACAAAGAAGCTCGCGACGTCGCCAGTTTTCTATTGAAAGACATCGACGTTGAACCGCGCATGATGGTCGACTACTTTGAAGGCGGCTGGCAGAAGCTTCCTGACTTCGATCAGCTCACCGCAAAGTCGACAACGCCCGCCACAGATTTTGACGTCACCGTAGCACCAAAGAACGACGGCTTCGCGCTGCGGTTTCGCGGCTTCGTCCACATTCCGACGGACGGTGAATATCAGTTCTGGCTGGGCAGTGACGATGGAAGCCGATTGCTGATCGACGGTATGGAAATCGTTAACGTCGACGGCGTGCATCCGCATTCCGTCAAGGACGCGAACGCGAATCTGACGGCAGGACCTCATGCATTTGTGGTCGAATACTTCGAAAACGGCGGCGAAGAATCGCTGAGTGCCGAGATCGCCGGTCCGGAACTCAACCGACAGCCACTGGCGGCCCTGGTCAGCAACGATAAACAACCACCGTCGCAAAATTCCAGTATCGCTGTGAACCCCGAACTGGTGAAATCCGGGCAGCGGCTGTTTACGTCGCTGGGCTGTGCAAGTTGCCACGAATTCGGCAAGCCAGGCAGCGAAGAGCAACTTCCATCGCAGGTGCCGTCATTCGCAAAGTTAGATCCGACAAAGGGCTGTTTGTCGACGCAGCCGAAGAAAGGCATTCCACAGTTCGCGTTGTCTAATCAGCAGCGAGCCGACATCGCGGCCACACTGGCCTCTGCCCAAACGCCGTCTGATGCAACGGCGACAGCGACAGCAAATCACCAGATCGGGACGGCTCTGCTGACTCTAAACTGCTATGGCTGCCACCAACGAAACGACATCGGCGGCGTGCCTCGCGAACTGGACCACGTATTCACCGGCAGCATTCCTGAAATGGGCGACGAAGGCCGCGTGCCGCCTCATCTGGACGGAATCGGCGACAAACTCAAAACAACATGGCTGACGGAAGTTCTGAACAAAGGCGCGAAGGATCGTCCGTACATGGCGACTCGCATGCCCAAGTTCGGCGCAAAGAACGTGGGTCAGCTGATTGAGCTGTTTGGCAACCATGACCGGAAAACGGAAGTGGCAGAAGTGGAGTTCGATAAGCCGCTGCATCGAGTCGCTGCGGACGCTCGCCTGATGGTTGGAGACCAGGCATTGTCGTGCATCAAGTGCCATTACTTTGGCACGCACAAAGCGACCGGGATTCAGTCGCTGGACATGACAACGATGACAAAGCGGCTGCGTCGAGACTGGTTTCACCGCTACCTGCTGAACCCGTCCGCTTATCGCCCGGGCACTCGAATGCCATCCGCATGGCCTAACGGCAAGTCCGTCGTGCCTCACATTCTGCACGGCAATTCGGCTCAACAAATCGAAGCAATCTGGTGGTACTTACTGGACGGCACAAAGGCTAGAGTTCCGTCCGGACTGCTGGTCAAAGCAATTGAACTGAAGCCGGAAGACCGTCCGATTGTCTATCGCAACTTTATTGAAGGCCTGTCGCCTCGCGGAATTGCGGTCGGTTATCCGGAACGCGCTCACATAGCGTGGGACGCGGAGCAAATGAACCTGCGACTAATCTGGCACGGTGCGTTTATTGACGCATCGAAGCATTGGGTCGGTCGAGGTCCCGGTTTTCAAACCCCACTCGGCGACCACGTGATGCAACTCGCCGCTGGTCAGCCGTTGGCCGTGCTGGACGACAACAAGCAGCCATGGCCAAAGGAACTCGCTCGCGCAAATGGCTTTTCTTTCAACGGTTACCGTTTAAACAAAGCAGGACAGCCCACGTTCGACTACGAATGGAACGGCGTAGAGGTCGCCGACTTTATCGAACCGATCGCCGCAGAACCGGATGCCTCGTTGCGGCGCACACTAACGTTGACAGCACCACAACCCGTCGCACATCTGTACGCTCGCATCGCGGCTGCAACTTCGATTCAGGAAACTCAGGATGCCTGGCTGATCGACGACGCCATTCGTCTGACATTTGACGGCGTCGAACCGATCGTTCGACAGGCTGACGGCCGCGCTGAACTGTTGGTTCCGATTACAACAAACGCCAGCAACACCGCGACAGTACGCTACAACATAAGTTGGTAA
- a CDS encoding recombinase family protein has product MSEKIEAIHLQRKAVLYIRQSSPFQVLHNEESRRLQYAMQQRMRSLGWKDIEVIDEDLGRSASGSVVRSGFERMVADVCLGKIGAVAAREVSRFARNSREWQQLVEVCRVVDTLLIDQETVYAPRRSNDRLLLGLKGSLNEYELDLLRQRSVEARREKARRGELIISAPVGYLKTGTTRGKDQRIEKDPNTRVQQMINLVFRKCFELGSARQALMWLLEEDLQMPTRDKAGVLKWKRPTYGMVYQILTHPVYGGAYAYGRTEHQPSYEGGFVDSKTRRRSREEWIALIPEHHEGYVSWEEFERLQDLISSNNLRSGRGAARKGSALLSGMLGCQQCGRRLAVAYSGVGAKVPRYCCHRGYLDNGEAKCIAFGATSVDIAVAEQIFRVVAPAAQEAAMLAHQKTTERDNEILQALEGELKSARYEASRAQRQFDAADPENRLVTEELERRWNASMQHVSDVEARIDQQRNDRSSIDDPDLQGLMAVVADLDAVWNNPDADIRIKKRIVRTLIRDIVADVDNDVSEVILTIHWVGGVHTELRLPRRRRGKSTATTATSAEAVDAVRSLARICSDDLIAGLLNRNGLPTGRGNRWTRERVTSMRNYHKIARWTAQAQSDQGWMNLTDSAKHLGISTRTLRLAIERADIKGQHPLPDGPWIINRSELETPAAKAVVRKAKTRNRNPAVPDPKQQSLEF; this is encoded by the coding sequence ATGAGTGAAAAGATTGAAGCCATCCATCTTCAGCGGAAAGCCGTTCTTTACATTCGTCAGTCGTCGCCGTTTCAGGTGCTTCACAACGAAGAAAGCCGCAGGCTGCAGTATGCCATGCAGCAACGGATGCGTTCACTGGGATGGAAAGACATTGAAGTCATCGATGAAGATCTGGGGCGCAGCGCGTCCGGCAGCGTTGTTCGATCGGGATTTGAACGCATGGTCGCCGATGTGTGCCTCGGGAAGATCGGGGCCGTTGCTGCACGAGAGGTGTCGCGGTTTGCTCGCAACAGTCGTGAATGGCAGCAACTGGTTGAAGTGTGTCGAGTCGTGGACACGTTATTGATCGATCAGGAAACGGTCTACGCTCCTCGCCGGAGCAATGACCGACTGTTGCTGGGACTGAAAGGAAGTTTGAACGAATACGAGCTGGACCTCCTTCGTCAGCGATCCGTAGAAGCTCGGCGTGAAAAGGCGCGCCGAGGAGAACTGATCATTTCGGCACCGGTCGGATATCTGAAAACGGGAACGACTCGAGGCAAAGATCAGCGCATTGAGAAAGACCCGAATACTCGCGTGCAACAGATGATCAATCTGGTGTTTCGCAAGTGCTTCGAACTGGGGAGTGCACGGCAAGCTTTGATGTGGCTTCTGGAAGAAGATCTGCAGATGCCGACACGAGACAAAGCCGGAGTCCTGAAGTGGAAGCGTCCGACATACGGGATGGTGTACCAGATCCTGACTCATCCGGTGTACGGTGGGGCGTATGCGTATGGCCGAACCGAACATCAGCCATCGTATGAAGGTGGATTCGTTGATTCAAAAACACGGCGGCGCAGTCGCGAAGAATGGATCGCATTGATTCCCGAACATCACGAAGGCTATGTATCGTGGGAGGAGTTCGAACGATTGCAGGATTTGATTTCGTCAAACAATCTGCGTTCCGGGCGAGGCGCTGCTCGAAAAGGTTCGGCACTGTTGTCGGGAATGCTGGGCTGTCAGCAATGTGGACGGCGACTGGCCGTCGCGTACAGCGGAGTCGGAGCGAAAGTGCCACGTTACTGCTGCCACCGAGGGTATCTGGACAATGGCGAAGCCAAGTGCATCGCATTCGGTGCCACGTCCGTTGACATCGCCGTTGCAGAACAGATATTCCGTGTTGTTGCTCCTGCCGCTCAAGAGGCCGCCATGCTCGCTCACCAGAAAACAACCGAACGTGACAACGAAATCCTTCAGGCACTGGAAGGGGAACTTAAGTCTGCTCGTTATGAAGCATCGCGTGCACAACGTCAATTCGATGCAGCTGACCCGGAAAATCGACTTGTCACCGAGGAACTGGAACGAAGATGGAATGCGTCGATGCAACACGTCAGCGACGTCGAAGCACGGATCGATCAGCAGCGAAATGACAGATCTTCAATCGACGATCCTGATTTGCAGGGTCTGATGGCAGTCGTGGCTGACCTTGACGCAGTCTGGAACAATCCTGATGCTGACATTCGAATCAAGAAACGCATCGTTCGGACTCTGATCCGCGATATCGTTGCGGATGTCGACAACGACGTGAGCGAAGTCATTCTTACAATCCACTGGGTTGGTGGTGTGCATACCGAACTGCGACTTCCCCGCCGTCGTCGCGGAAAATCGACAGCCACGACAGCCACGTCAGCAGAGGCCGTCGATGCTGTCCGGTCACTCGCACGAATCTGTTCCGACGATCTCATCGCCGGACTGCTCAACCGCAACGGGTTACCAACGGGACGAGGAAACCGGTGGACTCGAGAGCGGGTCACATCGATGCGGAACTACCACAAGATTGCCCGCTGGACTGCACAGGCTCAATCTGATCAAGGCTGGATGAACCTAACCGACAGCGCAAAACATCTTGGCATCAGCACGCGGACACTCAGACTGGCGATTGAACGAGCCGATATCAAAGGTCAACACCCGCTTCCGGACGGACCGTGGATCATCAATCGCAGCGAACTGGAGACGCCAGCGGCAAAGGCCGTTGTCCGGAAGGCAAAAACTCGAAACCGCAACCCCGCGGTACCAGATCCCAAACAGCAATCCCTTGAGTTTTAA
- a CDS encoding transposase, with protein sequence MSRKKKTSVKKSSRRQYTDEFKEEAVQLLLDGYTAPQVVDRLGISNVNVLYRWKQEQLEQSGPVASSLEAKVKDLEADLRRVERERDILKKALAIFGRNE encoded by the coding sequence ATGTCTCGGAAGAAAAAAACATCAGTCAAGAAATCGTCTCGCCGTCAGTACACGGATGAGTTCAAAGAAGAAGCCGTGCAGCTGCTTCTGGATGGGTACACGGCTCCTCAGGTTGTGGACCGGTTGGGCATTTCAAACGTCAACGTTTTGTATCGCTGGAAACAGGAGCAGCTGGAACAAAGTGGTCCAGTGGCAAGCTCTTTGGAGGCTAAGGTCAAGGACCTCGAAGCCGATCTGCGGCGTGTCGAACGTGAGAGGGACATACTAAAAAAAGCGTTGGCTATTTTCGGCCGCAACGAATAG
- a CDS encoding DUF1559 domain-containing protein, whose protein sequence is MYEFPPDQTNWWPLLMFLFAITVAVSIAIFRAGWAVLWEFTFAVVTGVFLIIVVMTLSPVGLIRIDSFTFAFLLIALPSSVCLHIRAVYRERGYGKGVVVGAIGGWATLLVTIVGLTIATTEGAREPARRTQCKYNLKQIALGFHKYHDANKP, encoded by the coding sequence ATGTATGAATTTCCTCCCGACCAGACCAACTGGTGGCCACTGCTTATGTTCTTGTTCGCGATTACCGTTGCCGTATCGATTGCGATTTTTCGGGCAGGGTGGGCCGTACTCTGGGAATTCACGTTCGCTGTAGTCACCGGGGTGTTCCTTATAATCGTGGTCATGACCTTGTCCCCAGTCGGCCTGATAAGAATCGACAGCTTCACATTCGCGTTCCTGCTGATTGCTTTGCCATCGTCCGTGTGCCTTCATATCCGAGCCGTCTATCGCGAACGTGGATACGGCAAAGGTGTGGTCGTCGGCGCTATCGGTGGCTGGGCGACCCTTCTGGTCACAATTGTTGGTTTGACAATTGCAACCACCGAAGGAGCTCGTGAACCCGCAAGACGTACTCAGTGCAAATACAACCTGAAACAGATTGCACTCGGATTCCACAAGTACCACGACGCAAACAAACCCTGA
- a CDS encoding IS66 family transposase codes for MDTDVSQIIAVEVKQLVLSLQREVAELRDENRRLRDRIEELEGKNPTERLDEAFSVTAEERRRAETGRRKGRKKQSSARRGRRTTEQKADNAERRELILPEGYNVAECRFVRERFVWRVINGQAVQVVYEIYHGPNGEKSEIPGVWPRSEFGIEVHIALARIVTITGLSIDKTCALIEFFWNLPLGKSQADALLNQLARRWEQEFESLCDLMAFSAIVHADETSWSINSVWAFLSEKARVLIFGCRKDGDTLAQILSKELFGGVLVSDDAAVYRGFSHAQKCWAHLLRKAIRLTLLKPDNEEYQRLLDGLLEIFYAAKRHAADGRLGDAGRAAKVDELDNTLAALLVRYCAEDSDVRAADFGKDFDNLVSELIRLMTEEELFCFVTSPAAPATNNEAERSLRGAAMDRRTGRTSKTSKGARRRSILTSVLESLNLHLKTPTLSSVVAEVMTWQQDGFSLFDRLKLEVGLTSAPPGQSRLSKLVPAN; via the coding sequence ATGGACACGGATGTCAGTCAGATCATCGCTGTGGAAGTGAAGCAGCTTGTGCTTAGCCTGCAGCGTGAGGTTGCGGAGCTGCGGGACGAGAACCGGCGGCTGCGTGATCGGATTGAAGAGCTCGAAGGTAAGAACCCCACAGAGCGACTCGACGAGGCGTTTTCGGTGACGGCGGAAGAGAGACGCCGCGCTGAAACGGGCCGCCGAAAAGGTCGCAAAAAACAATCCTCGGCGCGTCGCGGTCGTCGCACAACCGAGCAGAAAGCGGACAACGCCGAACGACGCGAACTCATTCTGCCGGAAGGTTACAACGTCGCAGAGTGCCGTTTCGTTCGGGAACGTTTCGTCTGGAGAGTGATCAACGGCCAAGCCGTGCAGGTCGTCTATGAAATCTATCACGGCCCCAACGGCGAGAAATCCGAAATTCCGGGCGTGTGGCCGCGGTCCGAATTCGGCATTGAAGTTCATATCGCGCTGGCTCGCATTGTGACCATCACGGGACTGTCGATCGACAAGACGTGTGCATTGATTGAATTCTTCTGGAATCTGCCGCTCGGCAAATCCCAGGCGGACGCTCTGTTGAATCAACTGGCACGGCGTTGGGAACAGGAATTCGAATCTCTGTGTGACCTGATGGCGTTCAGTGCGATTGTGCATGCAGACGAAACCAGTTGGAGTATCAACAGCGTGTGGGCTTTTTTGTCGGAGAAGGCGCGCGTGCTGATCTTCGGATGCCGCAAAGACGGCGACACACTGGCTCAGATCCTGTCGAAAGAATTGTTTGGAGGCGTGCTTGTTTCGGACGATGCGGCCGTGTACCGAGGTTTCAGTCACGCACAGAAATGCTGGGCTCACCTGCTGCGGAAGGCCATCCGTCTGACGCTGCTGAAGCCGGACAACGAAGAGTACCAGCGACTGCTCGACGGCCTGCTGGAAATTTTCTACGCGGCCAAACGCCACGCCGCCGATGGTCGTCTTGGCGATGCCGGTCGTGCGGCGAAGGTCGATGAACTTGATAACACGCTGGCGGCTCTGCTGGTGCGTTACTGCGCCGAGGATTCCGATGTTCGGGCGGCCGACTTCGGCAAGGATTTTGACAACCTGGTCTCAGAACTGATTCGGCTGATGACGGAAGAGGAGTTGTTTTGTTTTGTGACAAGCCCGGCCGCGCCAGCAACGAACAACGAAGCGGAACGCAGTCTTCGCGGCGCGGCCATGGACCGTCGCACAGGTCGAACGAGCAAAACATCGAAGGGAGCCCGTCGCCGCAGCATTCTTACAAGCGTCCTGGAATCGCTGAATCTCCATCTGAAAACACCAACGCTCAGTTCCGTGGTGGCCGAGGTCATGACGTGGCAGCAGGATGGATTCAGTCTGTTTGATCGACTGAAACTTGAAGTCGGCCTGACCTCCGCGCCGCCCGGTCAGTCGCGACTGTCCAAACTCGTCCCCGCCAACTGA
- a CDS encoding leucine-rich repeat domain-containing protein — translation MWLQILACCQLLACQVNIASKDLSDDASVLTVEQQMTIDKFKALGAEINYLKKFPGEAGERVLYLDANASTAIHDKHLALLRHLPKLELLDLHGTRITDAGLKHLKTMPSLETLNLSFTKTTDCGLAHLSTLQSLSFLYLDGTRITDAGLKHLAKLKGVQNMSLSETKVTSAGAAMLAKALPSIDHDVTKLTLYVDHGERIHRLKERSKWIGTVHFLGGGVIDDKDLAQVAHIPDLETLIVADSLVSDQGLATLSKLSALQYLDIGSSHVRGPGLQHLHGLTHLKSLHISGNRIAVEYIESLELKLPKCRIHR, via the coding sequence ATGTGGCTTCAGATACTCGCCTGTTGCCAACTTCTGGCGTGCCAGGTCAATATCGCCTCGAAAGATCTCTCTGACGACGCATCTGTACTGACGGTCGAGCAGCAGATGACGATAGACAAATTCAAGGCGCTTGGCGCAGAGATCAACTACCTGAAAAAGTTTCCCGGCGAAGCTGGTGAGCGCGTCCTGTACCTCGATGCCAACGCGTCAACGGCGATACACGACAAACACCTTGCCTTGTTGCGGCACCTTCCGAAACTTGAACTTCTTGACTTGCACGGAACGCGCATTACCGACGCCGGGCTCAAACACCTAAAAACCATGCCTTCCCTCGAAACGCTAAATCTGAGTTTCACGAAAACTACAGACTGTGGTCTTGCTCACCTTAGTACGCTTCAGTCGCTGTCTTTTCTCTACCTTGACGGAACACGAATCACTGATGCTGGCTTGAAGCATCTCGCTAAACTGAAGGGGGTTCAAAACATGAGCCTCTCCGAGACCAAGGTCACTTCGGCAGGTGCAGCAATGCTCGCAAAGGCGCTTCCGAGCATCGACCACGACGTTACCAAGCTGACGCTTTATGTTGATCACGGCGAAAGAATCCACCGTCTCAAGGAACGCTCAAAGTGGATCGGAACAGTGCATTTCCTCGGTGGAGGAGTAATTGACGACAAAGACCTTGCGCAAGTTGCACACATCCCAGACCTCGAAACGCTCATCGTGGCAGACAGCCTGGTTTCTGATCAAGGACTTGCTACCTTGAGTAAACTTAGCGCACTTCAGTACCTCGATATTGGAAGCTCCCACGTGCGTGGCCCAGGTCTGCAACATCTACACGGTTTGACCCATCTCAAGTCTCTTCATATTTCTGGCAATCGAATTGCCGTTGAGTACATCGAATCACTGGAACTCAAATTGCCGAAATGCCGAATCCACAGATAG
- a CDS encoding amidohydrolase family protein, translated as MTRSKQPDVIGTVGQTSSHLADLTLERVTRRGFVLTTVALGTAAVSESAAWGAEAKVEPVPIIDSHIHLFDGSRPQGAPYVGPGGSSPTISLPADYRKLAVPLGITGAIKVEASPWVEDNLWALQVMQSDDMMLGLVGNLRPEKPDFPELLVRHAKNPLYRGIRHGNLWGYDLTKMVSDDAFMKGMRLLSDLDLSLDIANPTVPLLEAVVQLNHSVPDLRIIIDHLPGLEPTADTLAAYDNVLKVLHSRKNVFVKLSAVIHRIAGKVVKDLEVHRPRLDRLIDVFGDDRIIFGSDWPNSDGVASLDEVVGIVKEYFADKPREVQEKYFWKNSVTAYKWKAKKDR; from the coding sequence ATGACACGTTCTAAACAACCGGATGTGATCGGTACAGTGGGCCAAACATCTTCACACTTGGCCGACTTGACTTTGGAACGAGTGACGCGACGCGGATTTGTTTTGACCACGGTTGCTCTGGGAACGGCAGCGGTGTCGGAGTCTGCCGCATGGGGAGCGGAAGCGAAAGTGGAACCGGTTCCGATCATTGATTCGCACATCCATCTGTTTGACGGCTCGCGTCCCCAAGGCGCTCCGTACGTTGGTCCGGGTGGCAGTTCGCCCACCATTTCACTGCCCGCTGACTATCGAAAACTGGCCGTTCCCCTGGGAATCACGGGCGCCATCAAGGTCGAAGCCAGTCCGTGGGTCGAAGACAACCTGTGGGCGCTGCAGGTCATGCAGTCGGACGACATGATGCTCGGGCTGGTTGGCAATCTGCGGCCGGAGAAGCCGGACTTCCCCGAATTGCTCGTTCGCCACGCAAAGAATCCGCTGTATCGAGGCATTCGGCATGGCAACCTGTGGGGCTATGATCTCACGAAGATGGTCAGCGACGATGCGTTTATGAAGGGTATGCGTTTGCTGTCCGACCTTGACCTGTCGCTGGACATTGCCAACCCGACGGTGCCGTTGCTGGAAGCTGTCGTGCAGCTTAACCACAGCGTTCCGGATTTGCGCATCATCATCGATCACCTGCCGGGGCTGGAACCGACGGCGGATACATTGGCGGCGTACGATAACGTTCTGAAAGTTCTGCACAGTCGAAAGAATGTCTTCGTCAAACTGTCGGCCGTGATTCATCGCATCGCAGGTAAGGTCGTCAAAGATCTGGAGGTGCATCGTCCGCGGCTGGACCGATTGATCGACGTGTTCGGTGACGACCGAATTATCTTCGGCAGCGACTGGCCGAACAGTGACGGAGTGGCTTCGCTGGATGAGGTCGTGGGCATCGTGAAAGAGTACTTTGCTGACAAGCCGCGAGAGGTGCAGGAAAAGTACTTCTGGAAGAATTCCGTCACGGCCTACAAGTGGAAAGCGAAAAAGGACCGTTGA